A section of the Methanococcus vannielii SB genome encodes:
- a CDS encoding DUF4013 domain-containing protein — translation MFFEKYIKEPLIYASSDFKKIFVGGVLQLVSIFTIILGLFLMVAGVIPSIMGMMNLAIITSIVGIVLGLLISIIGVLVLAVVSGYYVKIIRETIDGKMELPEWGDFKELLKKGATLLMGMFVLQLAFGIISVIISSPFIILSILNESAMNSIAIDLALNLISFVISIFQALYLTLAMITYVDKDKFSGFFDLKEIVSKISLEYVLVLLLVGIVSFILVVPVILVTMIPIIMGAIISPILMAVAMGIMVLTMPFLQMFLTAFGYRSYTNYYIERKNKY, via the coding sequence ATGTTTTTTGAAAAATACATAAAAGAACCACTAATTTACGCCTCATCAGACTTCAAAAAAATATTTGTTGGAGGAGTACTGCAACTTGTTTCAATTTTTACAATAATTTTAGGGCTATTTTTAATGGTTGCAGGAGTTATTCCTTCAATAATGGGTATGATGAATTTAGCAATAATAACATCAATAGTTGGAATCGTCTTAGGGCTATTAATTTCTATAATTGGAGTTTTAGTACTTGCAGTAGTTTCTGGATACTATGTAAAAATTATTCGAGAAACTATTGATGGAAAAATGGAACTTCCAGAATGGGGGGATTTTAAAGAACTTCTTAAAAAAGGTGCAACTCTTTTAATGGGAATGTTTGTTTTACAGTTAGCTTTTGGAATAATAAGTGTTATTATTTCGTCACCATTTATTATATTAAGCATTTTAAATGAATCTGCAATGAACTCAATAGCAATAGATTTAGCTTTAAATTTAATTTCCTTTGTAATTTCTATATTTCAAGCATTATATTTAACGCTTGCAATGATTACATATGTAGACAAAGATAAATTTAGCGGATTTTTTGATTTAAAAGAAATTGTTTCAAAAATATCTCTTGAATACGTACTTGTATTACTTTTAGTCGGTATCGTGTCATTTATATTAGTGGTTCCTGTAATTTTGGTTACAATGATTCCAATAATTATGGGTGCGATAATATCGCCCATATTAATGGCAGTCGCAATGGGTATCATGGTACTCACAATGCCATTTTTACAAATGTTTTTAACGGCTTTTGGTTATAGGAGTTACACTAATTACTACATTGAGAGAAAAAATAAATATTAA